From a region of the Bradyrhizobium manausense genome:
- a CDS encoding Ku protein codes for MAPRAYWKGTLKLSLVSCPVVLYPATTAAEKTRFHLINRETGNRLKQQMVDSESGDVVESDQKGRGYELRKGKYVEIEPEELEAVQIESNHTIDIESFVPSDEIDQRYLNHPYYIAPEGKAAIDAFAVIRDAMKDQDRVALAKIVLTNREHIIAIEPLGKGLLGTTLRFPYELRDEDEFFDDIKSPKITKDMVDLAGHILHTKAAHFDPSKFKDEYETALKALVKRKASGKTIELPEPEERPSNVVSLMDALKQSLRGRGGKKTAAKSHARRAAGGRQRAAKKTHRSTARQRKTG; via the coding sequence ATGGCTCCGCGCGCCTATTGGAAGGGAACGTTGAAACTCTCGCTCGTCAGCTGTCCGGTCGTGCTCTATCCGGCGACCACCGCGGCCGAGAAGACGCGGTTTCACCTGATCAATCGCGAGACCGGCAACCGGCTCAAGCAGCAGATGGTGGATTCCGAGTCCGGCGACGTCGTGGAGAGCGACCAGAAGGGTCGCGGCTACGAACTGCGCAAGGGCAAATATGTCGAGATCGAGCCGGAAGAGCTCGAGGCGGTGCAGATCGAGAGCAACCACACCATCGACATCGAGAGCTTCGTGCCAAGCGACGAGATCGACCAGCGCTATCTCAACCATCCCTATTACATCGCCCCCGAAGGCAAGGCCGCGATCGACGCCTTTGCCGTGATCCGCGACGCCATGAAGGACCAGGATCGCGTCGCGCTTGCAAAGATCGTGCTGACCAATCGCGAGCACATCATCGCCATCGAGCCACTCGGCAAGGGCCTGCTCGGCACGACACTACGATTCCCCTACGAGCTGCGCGACGAGGACGAGTTCTTCGACGACATCAAGAGCCCGAAGATCACCAAGGACATGGTCGATCTCGCCGGCCACATCCTTCACACCAAGGCCGCGCATTTCGATCCGAGCAAATTCAAGGACGAGTACGAGACTGCGCTGAAGGCGCTGGTGAAGCGCAAGGCGAGCGGCAAGACGATCGAGCTGCCGGAGCCGGAGGAGCGGCCGAGCAATGTCGTCAGCCTGATGGATGCGCTGAAACAGAGTCTCAGGGGGCGCGGTGGAAAGAAGACCGCGGCAAAGTCCCATGCGCGGCGCGCTGCGGGTGGGCGGCAGCGGGCGGCGAAGAAGACGCACCGGTCGACGGCGCGTCAGAGGAAGACGGGATAG